One genomic window of Glycine soja cultivar W05 chromosome 9, ASM419377v2, whole genome shotgun sequence includes the following:
- the LOC114367304 gene encoding probable mannitol dehydrogenase codes for MSNVLAGEESEKVVTYGWAARDTSGILSPFHFIRRANGDNDITLDILYSGICHTDLHMVKNDFRISIYPMVPGHEIVGKVTKVGRRVTKFSVGDIAGVGGSVGSCGSCSDCSNGFYVYCPKMILTYSAHYYDGTITQGGYSNNIVVDQNFVVLIPKSLPLDGAAPLLCAGITVYSPMKYYGLAQPGLHLGVVGLGGLGHVAVKFAKAFGMHVTVISTSPSKKEEALEKLGADEFLVSLDQQQLQDARGTMDAIIDTVSANHSIQPLIALLKTSGKLILVGGPPSPLEVLAMPLLLGRKMIAGSAGGGREEIQEMMDFAAKHNITADVEVIPMDYVNTAFERLEKNDVKYRFVIDVANTISCMSN; via the exons ATGTCGAACGTGTTAGCAGGAGAAGAAAGCGAAAAAGTTGTTACCTATGGGTGGGCAGCTAGAGACACCTCGGGAATTCTCTCCCCATTCCACTTTATCAGAAG GGCAAATGGTGATAATGATATCACACTCGACATACTCTATTCTGGGATTTGCCACACCGATCTCCACATGGTGAAGAACGACTTTAGAATATCCATCTATCCAATGGTTCCTGG GCATGAGATTGTGGGTAAGGTGACAAAGGTTGGTAGAAGAGTCACAAAATTCAGTGTTGGTGACATTGCTGGTGTGGGTGGCTCTGTGGGTTCGTGTGGCTCATGTTCGGACTGCAGCAACGGCTTCTATGTATATTGtccaaaaatgattttaacCTACAGTGCACACTATTATGATGGAACAATAACCCAAGGTGGATACTCAAATAACATAGTGGTTGATCAGAACTTTGTCGTGCTAATCCCAAAATCTCTTCCATTAGATGGTGCAGCCCCGTTGCTATGTGCTGGAATCACAGTATACAGCCCAATGAAATATTATGGGCTTGCTCAGCCTGGGTTGCACTTGGGTGTGGTGGGCCTGGGAGGCCTAGGTCATGTGGCTGTCAAGTTTGCTAAGGCTTTTGGTATGCATGTCACTGTGATAAGTACATCTCCCAGCAAGAAAGAGGAAGCATTGGAAAAGCTTGGTGCTGATGAATTCTTGGTTAGTCTGGACCAGCAACAATTGCAG GATGCCAGGGGCACAATGGATGCCATTATTGACACAGTTTCAGCTAATCACTCTATCCAACCACTAATTGCTTTATTGAAAACAAGTGGAAAGTTGATTTTGGTAGGTGGACCACCCTCGCCTCTTGAGGTATTAGCTATGCCTTTGCTTTTGG GGAGAAAGATGATTGCTGGTAGTGCAGGAGGTGGGAGAGAAGAGATTCAAGAGATGATGGATTTTGCAGCAAAGCACAATATCACAGCAGATGTGGAAGTCATTCCAATGGATTACGTGAACACTGCCTTTGAGAGACtggaaaaaaatgatgttaaataTCGCTTTGTCATTGATGTGGCAAATACAATAAGCTGCATGTCCAATTAG